One window of Diabrotica undecimpunctata isolate CICGRU chromosome 8, icDiaUnde3, whole genome shotgun sequence genomic DNA carries:
- the LOC140447555 gene encoding uncharacterized protein has protein sequence MGSCLSPLLADVFMDHLESTQIMKNPEILHWFRYVDDCLVFISGNSNSAELLLSKINQIHPNIKFTMELESSKSINFLDLTITRLNDHFDFSIYRKPTQTDHVIPFSSNHPMSHKHAAFHSYIHRLESIPLSDLNYKKELNILRQIAVNNGYDHNIINKFIHKKRLKTLRETAFPRDLTTKPNYVSLPFYHESLSGDIRNLIQRSVENIHVSFKVPNNLGQHISNSKDPINYMNRSGVYRLKCSDCNATYIGRTCRSLSSRSLEHIKRENTSTFSQHLKEHNHTLNIPEDVSLIHNISQKNFLKLDLYEDLEILKEKQKSPNCVNRHVSFNRDFLPLHRQLFS, from the coding sequence atgggcagctgtctctcccctctattagctgatgtcttcatggatcatttagaatccacacaGATCATGAAAAACCCTGAAATATTACACTGGTTTcgctatgttgatgactgtttagtcttcatttcaggtaattccaattcagctgaacttttactttccaaaatcaaccaaattcaccccaatatcaagttcaccatggaactagaatcttccaagtcaattaattttcttgatctaaccatcaccagattaaatgaccacttcgacttcagtatctataggaaacctacacagactgaccacgtaattccattttcatccaaccatcccatgtcacataaacatgcagcttttcatagttacatccatcgtctagaaagcattccactgtcagatttaaactacaaaaaagaactaaatatactcagacaaatagcagtcaacaacggATACGATCACaacatcattaacaaattcatccacaaaaaacgccttaagaccctgcgggagactgcgttccccagagaccttaccaccaaacccaactatgtttcactccctttctatcatgaaagtctttctggagatattcgaaatctcatccaacgttcggttgaaaacatccatgtttctttcaaagtacccaacaatctgggacaacatatttctaattccaaagatcctatcaattatatgaaccggagtggagtatatagacttaaatgttcagattgcaatgccacctacataggtagaacatgcagatctctttcttcacgctctctagagcacataaaaagagaaaatacttccactttctcccaacatctcaaagaacacaaccacaccctcaatatcccagaagacgtttcacttatccacaatatctcccaaaaaaatttcctcaaattagatttatatgaagatcttgaaattcttaaagaaaaacaaaaaagtccaaattgcgttaatcgccatgtttcgttcaatcgagattttctccctctacatcgccaactattctcctaa